In Bacillota bacterium, a single genomic region encodes these proteins:
- a CDS encoding regulatory protein RecX, with the protein MAKELDQAKKMALRWVSYRPRTEAEICTRLKQKGFPQDVVDQITEYLKDFKYVDDRSFAEQWVKYRLEKKKKSKRLLYTELRNKGIDDLIASEVLESITEDEEYNMAFEQAKKRTERGNAWSSIARHLVRQGFPNDIVYRVYKDLITKTTMDEEP; encoded by the coding sequence ATGGCCAAAGAACTTGATCAAGCTAAAAAAATGGCTTTACGATGGGTATCTTACCGTCCCCGTACAGAAGCGGAAATTTGCACACGTTTGAAACAGAAAGGCTTCCCCCAAGACGTTGTTGACCAAATAACAGAGTATTTGAAAGATTTTAAGTATGTGGATGACCGTTCTTTTGCCGAGCAATGGGTGAAGTATAGACTAGAAAAGAAAAAGAAAAGCAAGCGGCTTTTATATACGGAGCTTCGAAATAAAGGAATAGACGACTTAATAGCTTCGGAAGTTTTAGAATCTATAACTGAGGATGAAGAGTATAATATGGCCTTTGAACAAGCCAAGAAAAGAACGGAAAGAGGAAATGCCTGGTCGTCTATTGCACGTCACCTGGTAAGGCAAGGGTTCCCGAATGATATAGTGTACAGGGTTTATAAGGATTTGATAACTAAAACTACCATGGACGAAGAACCTTGA
- the recA gene encoding recombinase RecA translates to MGLEVLRLDKEKQQALDAALGQIEKQFGKGSVMKLGEGAFGRNVEVFPSGSLALDVALGVGGVPRGRVVEIFGPESSGKTTVALHMIAEAQAMGGMAAFIDAEHALDATYAGKIGVDIENLLVSQPDTGEQALEIAEALVRSAALDLVVVDSVAALVPRAEIEGEMGDSHVGLHARLMSQALRKLTGIVSKSHCTAIFINQLREKVGIMFGNPETTTGGRALKFYSSIRLDVRRIESIKQGSDIIGNRTRAKVVKNKVAPPFKQAEFDIMYGTGISKEGSILDVAVQLNIIKKSGAWFSYGEQRLGQGRENVKEFLRGHLELAAEIEQKARQALNMGGVNIMNVAQAGTEKQDQEQKTSPKKDGKS, encoded by the coding sequence ATGGGTCTGGAGGTATTGAGGTTGGATAAAGAAAAACAACAGGCACTTGATGCTGCCCTGGGTCAAATTGAAAAACAGTTTGGTAAGGGTTCCGTAATGAAACTTGGTGAGGGTGCGTTTGGAAGGAATGTGGAAGTATTCCCTTCCGGTTCACTGGCGCTGGATGTAGCTTTGGGTGTAGGGGGAGTTCCCAGGGGAAGAGTTGTGGAAATATTTGGTCCTGAATCCTCCGGTAAAACTACAGTTGCCCTGCATATGATTGCTGAAGCCCAGGCGATGGGAGGCATGGCTGCTTTTATCGATGCTGAGCATGCCCTTGATGCCACTTATGCTGGTAAAATTGGAGTAGACATTGAAAACCTGTTAGTTTCACAACCGGATACCGGAGAACAGGCACTGGAAATAGCTGAGGCCTTGGTGCGCAGTGCTGCATTGGACTTGGTGGTGGTGGACAGCGTGGCTGCCTTAGTACCCAGGGCTGAAATTGAAGGGGAAATGGGTGATTCACATGTGGGGCTGCATGCCCGCCTGATGTCTCAGGCACTGCGCAAACTTACGGGTATCGTTAGTAAGTCGCATTGTACAGCAATTTTTATTAACCAGTTGCGTGAAAAAGTAGGAATAATGTTCGGCAACCCGGAAACTACAACTGGTGGCAGAGCATTAAAATTTTATTCCTCAATAAGATTAGATGTTAGAAGGATTGAGTCTATAAAACAGGGCTCAGATATTATTGGAAACAGGACAAGGGCTAAGGTAGTCAAAAATAAGGTGGCCCCTCCCTTTAAACAGGCAGAGTTTGACATTATGTATGGTACCGGTATTTCTAAGGAAGGTAGCATTTTGGATGTTGCCGTACAGTTAAACATTATTAAAAAGAGCGGTGCTTGGTTTTCTTATGGTGAGCAACGGTTGGGGCAAGGACGGGAAAATGTAAAAGAATTTTTACGTGGACACCTGGAATTGGCTGCTGAAATTGAGCAAAAAGCAAGACAGGCTTTAAATATGGGTGGCGTAAATATAATGAATGTTGCTCAGGCGGGAACGGAAAAACAAGATCAAGAGCAAAAGACAAGTCCTAAAAAAGATGGGAAAAGCTAA
- a CDS encoding competence/damage-inducible protein A has protein sequence MRAELIITGTELLLGQVDNSHGQYLGRELSALGIEVIMRTVVGDNSNNLQEVFSQALKRSNMIITTGGLGPTTDDLTKETVCTLLGKELKLNEGALNSLREFFKRRGIDMPEIVIKQAYVPKGATVLPNPEGSAPGIMLEHQGVIVVMLPGPPNELHAIFEGSVRPYLAQRENKGQVTYAKIFKLTGISESAVQERLAEVGGQGNPGLAYIAKPGEVHVRISAKAPEVDQARAMVNELAERVRNRLAGYIFGTNDEVLEETVGDLLIEKGVTVGVAESCTGGLITQRLTNVAGSSRYLKGGIVAYDDATKQKLLGMLPESLDLYGAVSKECAILMAEGICRVTGAQLGLAVTGNAGPSGGYPEKPVGLTYIALAAPDGTCCREFQFPGQRWGIRWGAANAGLNMIRLYLLAQ, from the coding sequence GTGCGCGCTGAACTTATTATTACTGGGACGGAGTTGTTGTTGGGTCAGGTTGATAATTCTCATGGCCAATATTTAGGTCGCGAATTATCGGCTTTGGGCATTGAGGTAATTATGCGTACTGTAGTTGGTGATAATTCGAACAATCTCCAAGAGGTTTTCAGCCAGGCGCTTAAAAGATCAAACATGATCATTACTACCGGCGGATTAGGTCCGACAACTGATGATCTAACTAAAGAAACTGTGTGCACTTTATTGGGCAAAGAATTGAAGCTCAATGAGGGGGCTTTGAACTCACTGCGGGAGTTTTTTAAGCGTCGGGGAATCGATATGCCGGAAATTGTTATTAAGCAGGCCTATGTACCTAAGGGAGCGACAGTGCTGCCAAACCCTGAAGGATCCGCTCCGGGTATTATGCTGGAACATCAAGGTGTTATAGTTGTTATGTTGCCGGGTCCGCCAAATGAGCTGCATGCAATATTTGAAGGCTCAGTGCGGCCCTATCTGGCCCAAAGGGAAAATAAGGGGCAGGTGACATATGCAAAGATTTTTAAACTAACCGGCATTTCTGAGTCTGCCGTTCAAGAACGGCTGGCTGAGGTAGGGGGACAGGGAAACCCAGGGCTGGCATATATTGCCAAGCCGGGGGAAGTTCATGTCCGTATCAGCGCCAAAGCGCCAGAAGTTGACCAAGCGAGGGCAATGGTTAATGAATTGGCGGAGAGGGTAAGAAACCGTCTGGCGGGTTACATATTCGGTACTAATGATGAGGTGCTGGAAGAAACAGTAGGCGATCTTTTAATAGAAAAAGGGGTTACTGTTGGCGTAGCTGAATCTTGCACCGGTGGATTAATAACTCAGCGGCTAACAAATGTTGCGGGAAGTTCCCGTTATCTTAAAGGTGGTATTGTTGCTTATGATGATGCCACGAAGCAAAAGCTCCTGGGGATGCTACCTGAATCTTTGGATCTGTACGGCGCTGTCAGTAAAGAATGTGCTATACTGATGGCGGAAGGAATATGCCGGGTCACCGGGGCACAACTGGGGCTGGCGGTGACAGGTAATGCGGGGCCATCCGGGGGATACCCGGAAAAGCCGGTAGGTTTGACTTATATTGCACTGGCAGCTCCGGACGGTACTTGTTGCCGCGAATTTCAATTTCCTGGTCAAAGGTGGGGAATCCGATGGGGTGCCGCCAATGCCGGGCTGAATATGATCAGGTTATATTTACTTGCCCAGTGA
- a CDS encoding AAA family ATPase: protein MIKEISLGLGLAAVIFLGLIGYDVTPLVFFAAAGGALFFLARSRGMVGKSVGNVSSNSTPAGSFADIGGQASAINELREALEFIRSYEKIKKLGIRPLKGVLLTGPPGTGKTLMARAAANFTDAVFASCSGSEFIEMYAGVGAQRVRQLFKSARDTALKQKKSNAVIFIDEIDILGGKRGQNSSHHEYDQTLNQLLVEMDGLKIDDRVRVLVMAATNRADMLDPALLRPGRFDRQVTVDLPDRDGRKEILNLHTANKPLGQDVSLDSVAKETFGFSGAHLESVANEAAILAMREECKEISYRHFHEAVDKVMMGEKLDRKPSREEIRRVAIHESGHALLSEFVRPGSVSAVTITPRGKALGYMRQTPDDDNYLHTCENLESQIAVMLAGALSEEIILGNRSTGASNDFEQTVSVVEQIIKSGMSELGVVSWDSVPSDTRFQVTNKIIRKQEELVREYLEKNKEVVDKVVEILINKERISGEHFRSIMGQQVA, encoded by the coding sequence ATGATTAAGGAAATTAGTTTAGGCTTGGGATTAGCGGCAGTTATCTTTTTAGGTTTAATAGGATATGACGTAACGCCCCTTGTCTTTTTTGCAGCAGCCGGTGGGGCATTATTTTTCTTAGCCCGTTCCCGGGGAATGGTCGGCAAAAGCGTTGGTAATGTGAGTTCAAATTCAACCCCCGCGGGGTCTTTTGCTGATATTGGCGGACAAGCGTCTGCCATTAATGAGCTACGGGAAGCATTAGAGTTTATTCGTAGCTACGAGAAAATAAAGAAGTTGGGTATTAGGCCACTTAAAGGAGTGCTGCTTACCGGTCCCCCGGGAACTGGAAAAACGTTGATGGCCAGAGCCGCTGCCAATTTTACTGATGCAGTTTTTGCTTCCTGTAGCGGTTCGGAGTTTATAGAAATGTACGCCGGGGTCGGGGCTCAAAGGGTGCGGCAATTGTTTAAGTCAGCAAGAGATACGGCGTTAAAACAGAAAAAATCTAATGCAGTAATTTTTATTGACGAAATTGATATTTTAGGTGGAAAACGCGGACAAAACAGCAGCCATCATGAATATGATCAAACTCTTAACCAATTACTGGTGGAAATGGACGGATTAAAGATAGATGATAGGGTGCGCGTTTTGGTCATGGCAGCTACTAACAGAGCGGATATGCTTGATCCTGCATTACTTCGCCCGGGACGTTTTGATAGACAGGTGACTGTTGATCTCCCCGACCGGGACGGTCGAAAAGAAATATTGAATTTGCATACTGCCAATAAACCTTTAGGGCAGGATGTGAGTTTAGACAGTGTAGCAAAGGAAACCTTTGGTTTCAGCGGTGCTCATTTGGAGAGTGTAGCCAATGAAGCAGCTATTTTAGCTATGCGTGAAGAATGTAAAGAGATAAGTTACAGGCATTTTCACGAAGCAGTTGACAAAGTGATGATGGGCGAAAAACTTGACCGAAAACCTTCGCGTGAAGAAATACGCCGTGTTGCTATTCACGAAAGTGGGCATGCTTTGTTAAGTGAGTTTGTACGTCCAGGTTCGGTTTCTGCTGTGACTATTACTCCCCGGGGTAAAGCATTGGGTTATATGCGACAGACTCCGGATGATGATAACTATCTTCACACCTGCGAAAACTTGGAGAGTCAGATTGCGGTAATGCTTGCCGGTGCACTGTCCGAGGAAATAATACTGGGTAATAGAAGTACCGGTGCATCTAATGATTTTGAACAAACTGTGAGCGTTGTAGAACAGATTATTAAGTCAGGCATGTCCGAATTAGGAGTGGTATCATGGGATTCCGTTCCGTCAGATACTCGCTTCCAAGTGACCAATAAGATTATCCGCAAGCAGGAAGAGTTGGTCCGGGAGTATTTGGAAAAGAATAAAGAGGTAGTAGATAAAGTTGTGGAAATATTAATAAATAAAGAAAGAATATCAGGTGAGCATTTTCGCTCTATTATGGGACAGCAAGTGGCATGA
- the pgsA gene encoding CDP-diacylglycerol--glycerol-3-phosphate 3-phosphatidyltransferase translates to MNLPNRLSLARIFLVPVFLVVVSLKFPYGDFIAAGVFIVAACTDGLDGYIARKQKMVTRLGKLLDPLADKLLISAALVVLVELGRLSGWIAILIIGREFAVTGLRSVASSDNVVIAASPLGKIKTITQIVAIVAMFLRDFPFNLINIPFGNIAMGVAVIFTVWSGLDYFQKTWPLLNKEK, encoded by the coding sequence ATGAATTTGCCCAATAGGCTTTCCCTGGCCAGGATTTTTTTAGTACCGGTTTTTTTAGTTGTCGTATCTTTGAAATTTCCATATGGTGATTTTATCGCTGCCGGAGTTTTTATCGTGGCTGCCTGCACTGATGGACTAGATGGTTATATTGCCCGCAAACAAAAAATGGTAACGAGGTTAGGTAAGTTATTGGATCCCCTAGCTGACAAACTGCTCATTTCAGCCGCCCTTGTTGTCCTGGTTGAGCTGGGACGTCTTTCCGGATGGATTGCGATTCTCATTATAGGCAGGGAGTTTGCAGTGACCGGCCTTCGGTCGGTGGCATCATCGGACAATGTTGTAATTGCGGCCAGCCCGCTAGGGAAGATAAAAACCATTACACAGATTGTTGCTATTGTAGCTATGTTCCTGCGTGACTTTCCCTTTAATTTGATAAATATACCTTTTGGTAATATTGCCATGGGAGTTGCCGTTATATTTACCGTATGGTCCGGATTAGATTATTTTCAAAAAACCTGGCCGCTGTTGAACAAGGAAAAGTAG
- the rimO gene encoding 30S ribosomal protein S12 methylthiotransferase RimO — translation MVIKVGIVSLGCPKNEVDAELLAGFLKQSGYSIVDVATNADVIIVNTCGFINAAKQESIDTILNLARLRKNNAPPYILVAGCLSQRYGRELLQEMDEIDGVMGTNEVASVAQVVDRVLSGERVLAVGAENSFHQDHRVRDRLHFSPTAYVKVAEGCVNCCSYCAIPDIRGPFRSRPMEPIISEVEGLVRTGVKEIILVAQETTRYGLDLYGEYKLAELLRRSAAVDGLKWLRFLYSYPTSVTEDLIKVIAEESKICNYIDLPLQHASNAILSRMNRRGSKEDILHLIDKLRSSVPNLTLRTTFIVGFPGETEADFQELLEFMGRVKFERAGVFAYSAEEGTPAASMPDQVPEDVKQAREKEAMLLQQEISDANNRLKIGQEVEVLVEGFDEIQGTYYGRTAADAPEIDGQVFFSANRVVAPGELVPVRINQADEYDLTGELVL, via the coding sequence ATGGTTATTAAAGTTGGGATCGTAAGTTTAGGTTGTCCGAAAAACGAAGTAGATGCTGAATTGCTAGCGGGTTTTTTGAAACAAAGTGGATATAGCATTGTAGACGTAGCTACAAATGCCGATGTGATTATTGTAAATACTTGTGGTTTTATCAATGCTGCCAAACAGGAATCAATTGATACCATTCTCAATTTAGCACGATTAAGGAAAAACAATGCTCCTCCGTATATCTTAGTGGCCGGGTGTCTGTCGCAAAGATATGGGCGTGAATTGTTGCAGGAAATGGACGAGATAGATGGTGTGATGGGTACTAATGAAGTGGCTAGTGTGGCACAGGTGGTAGACAGGGTATTGAGCGGGGAAAGAGTTTTAGCCGTAGGAGCGGAGAATTCATTCCATCAAGACCACCGTGTAAGAGACCGTCTGCATTTTTCGCCCACGGCATATGTTAAAGTTGCGGAAGGTTGTGTGAATTGCTGTTCATATTGCGCCATTCCTGATATTAGAGGTCCTTTCAGGAGTAGGCCTATGGAGCCTATTATAAGTGAAGTGGAAGGACTGGTCCGGACAGGCGTAAAGGAAATTATATTGGTGGCCCAAGAAACCACCCGTTATGGATTGGATCTTTACGGAGAGTATAAGCTGGCGGAATTGTTGCGCCGCTCGGCTGCAGTGGATGGACTTAAATGGCTCCGGTTTTTATACAGCTACCCTACCAGTGTTACGGAAGATTTAATTAAGGTAATTGCAGAGGAGAGTAAAATATGCAATTACATTGATTTGCCTTTGCAGCATGCCAGCAATGCAATATTAAGCAGAATGAATCGCAGGGGGAGCAAAGAAGATATTTTGCACTTGATTGATAAGCTTCGATCCTCCGTTCCTAATTTGACTTTACGCACCACTTTTATTGTGGGCTTTCCCGGAGAAACTGAGGCCGACTTTCAAGAACTGCTGGAATTTATGGGAAGAGTCAAATTTGAAAGAGCCGGAGTTTTTGCATATTCTGCTGAAGAGGGAACTCCTGCTGCATCGATGCCTGATCAGGTTCCTGAAGATGTTAAACAGGCCAGAGAAAAGGAAGCAATGTTATTACAGCAGGAAATATCAGATGCCAATAACAGGTTGAAAATTGGGCAAGAAGTGGAAGTACTAGTTGAAGGTTTCGATGAAATACAGGGTACATATTATGGTAGAACTGCGGCTGATGCTCCTGAGATAGACGGACAGGTCTTTTTTAGTGCTAACCGGGTTGTTGCACCCGGGGAACTTGTTCCTGTGCGAATTAATCAAGCCGATGAATATGATCTTACAGGAGAGTTGGTTTTATGA
- a CDS encoding helix-turn-helix domain-containing protein has product MEIGTTLQNARESQGISLEVAEQQTKIRKKYLVALEEENFDIMPGKVYVRGFLRNYARFLGINGEDLVDLYSEHAGLPQESEDLEDLASQTVVSQKVFGRRRYAWVALLGVIVVAGLVAFFSGIIGNANEPEKDISQGVKDKSELNKTYDNELKPDQKPSAPENKNKAGIGSAQFEGIKLVLSFNGRCWMQINVDQEVVFEGFANAGDKKVFAGESSISIHVGDAGVVKANVNGVAKGFLGAKGQPLKKTFRADNEGDT; this is encoded by the coding sequence ATGGAAATTGGAACGACTCTGCAAAATGCCCGGGAGAGTCAAGGGATATCGTTGGAAGTTGCGGAGCAACAAACTAAAATTCGCAAAAAATACCTGGTTGCATTGGAAGAAGAAAACTTTGACATTATGCCGGGAAAGGTTTATGTGCGCGGGTTTCTACGAAATTATGCCCGTTTCCTGGGAATAAACGGTGAGGATTTAGTTGATCTGTACAGTGAGCATGCAGGATTGCCTCAAGAGAGTGAAGATCTTGAGGATTTGGCGTCCCAGACGGTCGTGTCTCAAAAAGTGTTTGGCCGGCGGCGGTATGCTTGGGTAGCATTATTGGGTGTGATTGTGGTGGCGGGGCTGGTCGCTTTTTTTTCGGGGATAATAGGCAATGCCAATGAGCCTGAAAAGGATATCTCTCAGGGTGTAAAGGATAAATCAGAATTGAATAAAACATATGATAATGAACTTAAACCTGATCAAAAACCTTCTGCACCGGAGAATAAGAACAAAGCTGGCATAGGTTCAGCCCAATTCGAGGGAATAAAATTGGTGCTAAGTTTTAATGGTAGGTGTTGGATGCAAATAAATGTAGACCAAGAGGTAGTTTTTGAGGGATTTGCTAATGCCGGCGATAAAAAGGTATTTGCAGGTGAGTCAAGTATCTCAATCCATGTGGGAGATGCCGGAGTGGTAAAGGCTAATGTTAATGGTGTTGCCAAGGGTTTTTTAGGGGCCAAGGGGCAACCTTTAAAAAAGACATTTAGGGCTGATAATGAAGGTGATACTTGA
- the mnmH gene encoding tRNA 2-selenouridine(34) synthase MnmH, which yields MFKDISFEEAINIKDRIILDVRSPGEYATATVPGAINIPLLDNVERSLVGKTYKQKGAQEAKNLAMTIVSPKLPYIVDSVRQLSQGKPIVLFCWRGGDRSLFMANILSFMGLQVYRVVGGFKAHRSHVREYLERESLPLKAIVLHGLTGVGKTEILEVLAENNMPVLDLEGLSSHRGSVFGKIGMPPSPSQKMFEALIVEEFKKVRGFGVFLVECESRRLGNLMVPQSVMSCMKEGYSVLLYAPIKKRVARIKEIYVTQGRNGIIKLQNSVERLTKYIGLQKVEELKEGIQTGHLEEVIEYLLINYYDPLYGYPDKPSNEYDMSLNTKNIPETVENIISFVYRLPELSKSSCRGGVPDGNWNDSAKCPGESRDIVGSCGATN from the coding sequence ATGTTCAAGGATATTAGCTTTGAAGAGGCGATAAATATAAAGGACAGAATTATTTTGGATGTGCGTTCCCCGGGGGAATACGCTACAGCTACTGTTCCGGGGGCAATAAATATACCGTTGTTGGATAATGTGGAAAGGTCACTGGTAGGTAAAACTTATAAGCAAAAGGGCGCGCAAGAAGCCAAAAACCTAGCTATGACCATAGTATCCCCCAAGTTGCCCTACATAGTAGATTCTGTGCGACAATTATCCCAGGGAAAACCCATTGTGTTATTTTGCTGGCGAGGTGGCGACAGGAGTTTATTTATGGCCAATATTTTAAGTTTTATGGGGCTGCAGGTGTATAGAGTAGTTGGAGGGTTTAAAGCTCACCGCAGTCATGTAAGGGAGTATCTTGAACGGGAGTCGTTGCCGTTAAAGGCAATAGTATTACACGGGCTGACGGGAGTGGGTAAAACAGAAATCCTTGAGGTCCTTGCAGAAAACAACATGCCTGTTTTGGATCTGGAAGGACTTTCTTCACACCGGGGTTCAGTTTTTGGAAAAATAGGCATGCCACCATCTCCGAGCCAAAAAATGTTTGAGGCTTTGATTGTTGAAGAATTTAAAAAAGTTAGAGGATTCGGCGTATTTTTAGTTGAATGTGAAAGTAGGCGTCTTGGTAACCTTATGGTCCCACAATCGGTGATGAGCTGCATGAAAGAAGGATACAGTGTCCTTCTTTACGCTCCTATTAAAAAAAGGGTGGCAAGGATAAAGGAAATATATGTTACACAAGGCAGAAACGGTATAATCAAGTTGCAAAATTCTGTGGAGCGCTTGACAAAATACATTGGTTTACAAAAGGTTGAGGAATTAAAGGAAGGAATACAAACGGGACATTTAGAAGAAGTAATAGAATATTTACTTATTAATTATTATGACCCTTTGTACGGGTATCCCGATAAACCCAGCAATGAATATGATATGTCACTGAACACCAAAAACATCCCCGAGACCGTTGAAAACATTATTAGTTTTGTTTACCGGTTACCTGAACTAAGTAAGTCATCTTGCCGGGGAGGTGTACCGGATGGAAATTGGAACGACTCTGCAAAATGCCCGGGAGAGTCAAGGGATATCGTTGGAAGTTGCGGAGCAACAAACTAA
- a CDS encoding DNA translocase FtsK, protein MKSSNQPQKKLKVEIRGISLIAASVLLLLCLMYPSLGIVGSFTRQVLIFLTGEGRYLFPLTVGIAGYSLLRTKKQATYSFKVYGYLVLLLVGLTVMHLPIPLDYALKAGIGGDGGGLIGGVASYVLQKSFGQLGTYIILLTLGVMGTLMVTNRSLVSIVTGGSKSMIKWLSSAGAKISQFIYQEKEVSHISKKKDEPVILGCDDNEPVDCYGEQAAALDSDDGEESDQGRSDQVLVFRKFAPLINQEDNRLSGDLEDYDVKTSKDYLLPPLSLLSKQPQARHGKGEKNISGNVRKLEDTLGSFGIKSKVSKVVRGPGITRYEIHPPPGVKVSRIVGLADDIALSMAAPDVRIEAPIPGKSAVGIEVPNKKIARVYLRELIESMDFSGALSKLSLALGKDVAGMPVVADLAKMPHLLIAGATGAGKSVCLNTIIASILYKAAPHEVKFLIIDPKMVELTTYNGIAHLVSPVVTDPKKAAISLRWAVKEMENRYELFAEAGVRDIYRYNRLKREKLSGDPPLPLIVIIIDELADLMMVAPADVEDAVSRLAQMSRAAGMHLVIATQRPSVDVITGLIKANIPSRISFAVSSQIDSRTILDMGGAEKLLGKGDMLFYPVGVVKPVRVQGAFLFDTDVDNLVGYLKKQGVPDYVEKFLASDIMPEEEAEDELFPQAVGVITETGHASISMLQRRLHVGYARAARLIDIMERKGIVGGYEGSKPRTVLITKEQYDQKIKGFTQN, encoded by the coding sequence ATGAAGAGTTCCAATCAGCCGCAAAAAAAATTAAAGGTTGAAATTAGGGGCATATCGCTGATAGCCGCTTCGGTATTATTATTGCTGTGCTTAATGTATCCTTCCCTGGGCATAGTAGGAAGTTTTACGCGCCAAGTTCTAATATTTTTAACCGGTGAGGGCCGGTATTTGTTTCCCTTGACAGTTGGAATAGCAGGCTATAGCTTGCTTCGAACCAAAAAGCAGGCAACATATTCTTTTAAAGTATACGGTTATTTAGTATTACTGTTAGTGGGATTAACAGTTATGCACTTGCCCATTCCCCTGGATTATGCTTTAAAGGCTGGGATTGGAGGGGACGGCGGAGGGTTAATCGGAGGTGTTGCCAGTTACGTATTGCAAAAGTCTTTCGGGCAATTAGGAACTTATATAATCCTATTAACATTAGGGGTTATGGGAACATTGATGGTCACCAATCGTTCTCTGGTCAGCATTGTAACGGGCGGTAGTAAGAGTATGATCAAATGGTTATCCAGTGCAGGTGCTAAGATATCACAGTTCATATACCAAGAGAAGGAAGTCAGCCATATATCTAAAAAGAAAGATGAGCCTGTAATTTTGGGTTGTGATGACAACGAACCAGTTGATTGCTATGGTGAGCAGGCAGCAGCCTTAGACTCTGATGATGGGGAGGAAAGTGATCAAGGACGTAGTGATCAGGTGTTGGTATTCAGGAAATTTGCTCCACTAATAAATCAGGAAGATAATCGTTTGTCCGGTGACTTAGAGGACTATGATGTGAAAACCTCTAAAGATTATTTATTGCCTCCTCTAAGTTTATTGAGCAAGCAACCCCAGGCTAGGCATGGCAAAGGGGAAAAGAATATCAGCGGTAATGTGCGGAAACTTGAAGACACGTTAGGCAGTTTTGGGATTAAAAGCAAGGTAAGTAAGGTGGTAAGGGGACCGGGGATAACCCGCTATGAAATCCATCCCCCACCAGGGGTTAAAGTAAGTAGGATTGTAGGGTTGGCGGATGATATTGCTTTAAGCATGGCAGCCCCTGATGTTAGAATAGAAGCTCCCATTCCGGGCAAATCCGCAGTGGGAATTGAGGTTCCCAATAAGAAAATCGCCAGGGTATATTTGCGGGAACTAATAGAATCTATGGATTTTTCCGGCGCCTTGTCCAAACTTAGTTTAGCGCTGGGGAAGGACGTAGCCGGTATGCCTGTGGTTGCCGATCTGGCAAAAATGCCTCATCTGTTAATAGCCGGTGCCACCGGCGCGGGAAAAAGTGTCTGTTTAAACACTATTATTGCCAGTATTCTTTATAAAGCCGCTCCCCATGAAGTAAAGTTTTTAATTATAGACCCCAAGATGGTGGAGTTAACAACTTACAACGGGATTGCACATCTTGTATCACCCGTAGTAACCGATCCCAAAAAAGCGGCTATTTCCCTCCGCTGGGCGGTAAAAGAAATGGAAAATCGGTATGAGCTTTTTGCCGAGGCCGGAGTTAGGGATATTTACCGTTATAACAGGCTAAAAAGGGAGAAGCTAAGCGGCGATCCTCCTTTACCTTTAATAGTAATAATTATTGACGAATTAGCTGACTTAATGATGGTCGCCCCGGCAGATGTGGAAGATGCTGTGTCACGGTTGGCGCAAATGTCCAGGGCGGCAGGAATGCATCTGGTAATTGCCACGCAGCGCCCCTCAGTTGATGTAATAACCGGGCTGATCAAAGCTAACATTCCCTCTCGGATATCTTTTGCGGTTTCGTCACAAATTGATTCGCGCACTATATTAGATATGGGGGGAGCAGAGAAACTATTAGGCAAAGGGGATATGTTATTTTACCCGGTGGGTGTTGTAAAGCCTGTTAGAGTACAAGGGGCATTTCTTTTTGATACAGATGTGGACAACTTGGTAGGCTACCTAAAAAAACAAGGAGTGCCGGACTATGTGGAAAAATTTTTAGCTTCCGACATCATGCCGGAAGAAGAGGCGGAGGATGAACTTTTCCCCCAAGCAGTAGGGGTCATAACAGAGACAGGACACGCATCGATATCCATGTTGCAGCGCCGCCTTCATGTGGGGTATGCCCGTGCGGCCCGTTTAATAGACATAATGGAACGAAAAGGCATTGTCGGAGGATACGAAGGAAGTAAGCCCAGAACAGTTCTGATTACCAAGGAGCAATACGATCAAAAGATTAAAGGGTTTACCCAAAATTAA